The DNA region AAAGATCTCAAACCCGGCAATGTCAAGCACACCGATATAGAACTGCCTTGGATTCTTGGTGTCCAACATCTCGTTGATACGGATGACCATCCACAAGAACATCCTCTCATAGATGGACTTGGCCAGAGCCGAGACTGAGTTATTAACCTGCAATGATAATACCTCAAATGAATACATGAGACATTGACCATGTATAGTGAGAAGGTGAGAAGACATCACTATTCAAAACAAGCAATGCACTAATCACCAAAATATTTCTGGTGCTTAGAAAATGGTAGATGCTGTGTTTGGCCGCCTTACCTGAGGCACAGTCTGTCCCTTGGTCACATACTCGTTGCCGACCTTCACTCTGGGGTAGCAGAGAGCCTTCAGCATCTCAGCTGAGTTCAGGCCCAGCAGGTAGCCGATTTTATCAGACACTGGAGAGAGAACCAACAACAACAGACTCAGGGACACAAGATCACTTGATTCTGATGTCACACTGACAAAAGGGTTTGGCCAAGTTTTTTATGGGTTAGGTTTTGATTTGAACCCACATCCATCATTTCAAATAATTTCTGGAGGTTGGAATTTGGTCTCCATAAATGAGCTCCTGCCGGACTTTGATGAGGCGCTGTCTGTCTTACATATTGTATATCTATGAGTGGGACTGGGAATGGGACTAAACATATTGATAAGGACCATATTGTATATCAGTGGACTGACTCACATATTATATATCTATGAGTGGGACTCACCCTCTGTGCCGTCTGGCTCGGCCTGCTCCTCACGCTGTTTCTGCTTGAATTTCAAGTTGCCATGGTGCAATACAGCTCCTGTCAGCTTGTAGATGCTATTTTTCTCATCATTACTGAAGCCCAGGATTGTAATGGCATCCTGGTATTAGACAGGAAGTACAACAGTGATGAACTGAACGGTAGTTTGCTCACTTACAGTCCACTACAGTTCTGTGCTCTCACCAGAACAAATGGGATGGATATATTTGACCTGCTTCTCAGATCCACATGATTACACTTGGCCAACACACTAGCAGTTGGCAGCACAAAATGAGTTTTACACTAGAGGTTGACACGGGAATAGGACTCCCGCGGTTCTTGCGGGTCCCACGGGATTCTGGCAGGAATCGGAGTTCTAGAATCAAGTTCGGACAGGATCTACAGTCCACAGGAACATGCAGTACATTAATTGTTGTAAACATACTTTTTTGGGTGGAAATATATCATGTGTGGAGcatttcataaaaaaaaaacaaatgtgtaggctaggcctaatatagtttacttaatacaaataaatatattGTAATTTCCCCTTCCAGCTTCTGTCCGCTCACTCTCGCCCCTCGCTCCGGTTGTAGACAGTCGCTAGGCTACCTCGGATGCCAACCTAAGTTAGTCGGCTAAATGATGAAGCCTTCAATAGAGAAATTGCAACGTCTTGTTGCAGCCAAGGTCCCATTACTAACATTAACATTAAAGCCAAGGAAAGAGCTATGTTTTAGTTCAATTTGATGGAGTTGTCTCTGACAATGAAGGAAGCTAGATCActgcttgtaaaaaaaaaaaaaatgttgcggTTTAATCAAATAGGCTACCAACCGGAGAGCGGGGGGCAAGCGGCATGAAGCGCACAGCTGCTCTACTCCCAACAACTTTATAGTCAAGCCCAATTGTTCGTGTATTTAACTAAACCCATGCAATCTGAGGTTaagagtgaaataaaaaaatgtattgacTTATGCAGTAATGCCGCTCAGGTTTATTTGttatgttcatgttgtaaatgtaaatgtattgtaaatGCTCATGTGCGCAGTGCTCAGCTGTAGGCTCCAGTTGTCTGTCCTCATCCTCCTGCTTTAATCAATCTGCCTTTAGGTCATTTAAaatatgctcttatccagagaggtTTAGGCGTACAGTCAGTGCATTTAACTAAGATACGTAAGACAATCAAAAGTCGCATATTGCATTACTGAAATTATTTTACATACTTCCTAAACAAACACAATAGCCTACATGCTGTATTTCTGCGCGCAAAAAATGAGCGGACGGGAGTGATTTTTTATCGGGAAAAACATTGACAGGACAAGATGGGAAAGGAATGAATTTTCACTCCCGCGTCAACCTCCATTTTACACAGTTCCACGGGGCATTTAGTGGTGCTCTCTTGTGGATGTCTTACATGGACAGTATGTGCCTCAAGGCGAAGTGTGAAGGCATGAAGAATGCCCTGAGGCACATGCATAACTAACAATAAGGCATttagaataaaacaaaacaaaatacatgaaAATTCCCATCTGCCACCAAGTTGGAATTGAACAGTGCATTTAGTGTGTATGGTGGTCCTACCCATTCCAAATATAGAATATGATTAACCCTTTGTTTGACTCACGTCTGTGGCATCCAGCTCTTCCTTGTCGTTGATGCTGGCCACAGTGATCTGACCCTGGCTGCACATGGGGAAGTCGTAGGGGTTGGTGGTGATGAGCGACATTTCTATGGACAACAGAGAATGTCTTGTCAGTGAAATCTCTTAGAATTGTGACTGTCCTACCTtttacagtatctctccctcCTTTACTCAATAGATGGACGCAAGGATACATGTAGTATATAATAAATAGCATCAAAAGAGGGGACTGAGACTCGTGGACTAGTGCATCACAATCCATTACTTGATAGATATTTCCCAAAGACCTGACCCATATCTAGATGACTTGTTACCATGGATGTTCTCATTGTAATAGTATTAATAGTGTGGACTATGAACATTTGTGATAAGTTCAATGGAGGTAGGAAAAATTCCCCCCTGAACCTCTACTTTGCCTTACCAATAATATCAGGTTTGTGATTGGTCATCATCTGGAAGAAGATGTGGTAGCCTCTCTCATCCGGAAGCTGGAAGGACACTCTGGACTTCTCTAGCAggtctgagagagaaagagagagagattgacacaaagagagagagagagagagagagagagagagagagagagagataatttgaTAATTAGATAATTATGATCTCCCAAAAAAAATCTGTGTGAATTTAGTAAAGCATTGAAAAAAAATCAAAATCAACTCACAGGTCTCAATGTCAgctttagccagtttgctaccTTGGAAGTGAATCCTGATGAATTTACCCTATAGTAGAGCATGGGGGTTAGAAATAGGTCAACTAAATAAATCTATCATTTTACCTTGATAGACccatttaaatgttacagaatgtTGGACATCTATTGATATAACAAAAGGGAACTACTGAAATAAATGTTTCCAATCTAAGGTAACTTTCACAGTATGCCCTTCGTACTTACAAAGCGAGATGAGTTGTCGTTCCTAACTGTCTTGGCATTACCGTAAGCCTCCAGCAGAGGGTTAGCTGCAATGATCTGATCCTCAAGAGACCCCTGATTGAGACAAACACAAGTTGCTCAGAAACTGGTAAAGTTAGTTTTTCTCAATCGCTTGAACACAGCCCACCAAACTGAAATGTGTTAGAAAGGTAAAACCTACCTGCATTTTGCTGGGGTCAACTTCCTTCTTGACACCAGAAACTGCAATGGTGGCGAAGTACTGGATGACACGCTTGGTGTTGACAGTCTTTCCTGCACCGGATTCTCCACTGGTTAATATGACAGAGAAAGAGGGGTTTTAGTCACATGTTTGAATGTCAGATTGGCGTTCACTAAGAAATAACACTGAAAAATACACTGTTTTCTTACATAAATTAAAAAATATCCCCACTCATCGACTCATTCCTGTGCATAGCCTGAAAAATACACTGTTTTCTTACATAAATTAAAAAATATCCCCACTCATCGACTCATTCCTGTGCATAGCCTAATCCATTCATAATGACATGTATTTTCATCACACCCAAGTGACCCAACATATTGCAGCAGAAACACTTTCTCAAGGGAAATGTTAGTAAAGAACTTACGTAATCAGGACGGACTGGTTCTCCTGGTCTGTAACCAAAAAACATATTGCTTATCATACTCAAGCAACAACTTTATTGAATTCATAGCATCATCATGAATTTCATTTTGGAACATTTTCCATTCAAGGCAAAAAAAAATCAGATATTCCCAGCAAACTGTTCCAACCTAGACTAGAAAACAGTAGATACCGCTCTAAAGCATATTTTAACTTCCATccatgcatccatccatccagccataaACACTTAtggacatccatccatccatccatccatccatccatccatccatccatccatccatcatcataacacaacatccatccatccatgagaGCTCGTACCAATCTGCATGAACTGAAAGGCGTTGTCAGAGACGGAGAAGATATGGGGTGGAGCCTCCatcctcttcttccctctgtaGGCATTGACAACCTCCATGTCGTACACGGGAAGCCACTTGTAGGGGTTCACCGTGGCACAGAAGAGCCCAGAGTAGGTCTGGATGAAAGGGATTCAATTAAATTAGGGGATTAGCTCAATCAGATTGACTTTTACCTGGATTTATGTGAGGATGTAGGTGTACTATGGGATACTAATGTAGGTCTACTGTATTGGTATGTTTTGGTTTCTACCATTCATTTATGtgtagtactgtatgtgtgtgtttctcatgttcatgtgtgtgtgtgtgtatgtttatgcaGGTATCTTACATAGATCATCCATGCTGCATAACGCTCTTTGAGGTTATACAACACAGAGGC from Coregonus clupeaformis isolate EN_2021a unplaced genomic scaffold, ASM2061545v1 scaf1533, whole genome shotgun sequence includes:
- the LOC121530817 gene encoding myosin heavy chain, fast skeletal muscle-like — translated: MSTDAEMQIYGKAAIYLRKPEKERMEAQTAPFDSKNACYVADTKELYLKGLVTARADGKCTVTVTHPDGTKDEGKEFKEADVYQMNPPKYDKIEDMAMMTYLNEASVLYNLKERYAAWMIYTYSGLFCATVNPYKWLPVYDMEVVNAYRGKKRMEAPPHIFSVSDNAFQFMQIDQENQSVLITGESGAGKTVNTKRVIQYFATIAVSGVKKEVDPSKMQGSLEDQIIAANPLLEAYGNAKTVRNDNSSRFGKFIRIHFQGSKLAKADIETYLLEKSRVSFQLPDERGYHIFFQMMTNHKPDIIEMSLITTNPYDFPMCSQGQITVASINDKEELDATDDAITILGFSNDEKNSIYKLTGAVLHHGNLKFKQKQREEQAEPDGTEVSDKIGYLLGLNSAEMLKALCYPRVKVGNEYVTKGQTVPQVNNSVSALAKSIYERMFLWMVIRINEMLDTKNPRQFYIGVLDIAGFEIFDYNSMEQLCINFTNEKLQQFFNHTMFVLEQEEYKKEGIVWAFIDFGMDLAACIELIEKPLGIFSILEEECMFPKSSDTTFKDKLYAQHLGKTKAFEKPKPAKGKAEAHFSLVHYAGTVDYNITGWLEKNKDPLNDSVLQLYGKSSVKLMATLYVAAPPEGKTSITSKYLI